The nucleotide window GCCCTGTGTTGCATGTTGCTGGTTTTTCAAACTGATTTGAGGGCAGCTTCTCTTACCCAAATTCTATCCTCAACCATTATAAAGGAAACCATAAATCTGGTTCCCGGTCTGTGTGGGCATGTCCTCCCCAAGCGCTGCAGCTGTGTACTGGCTTTAACACACTGTCACTTTTTCAGTGGGAAAACAGAACACGATTGTTTCACAGTGTTAGAATTTTAATGAAGTgacatttgaatgaaaacagttGTGTTGTcatgtcaccaacaatcatgggaCACTAACTTATAGTGACTTAAGATGCTTTCGTTAATGTCCATTAAAAACATCTTTAACTGATTGATCAGCTGGTCTCCCCACCCGAatagctgacaagtgcccaaaaccattCAGAAACCGGctagctgggagaccagctaagacctgcAAACTATTTTAGGATGGTTATACTCTCTACATACAATTGAAACATTGAGAAGGCATCTTTGGTGGTAGCAGACCATGTATCCCTCCAGTGAGACCACCTGTTGTATGAATCTAAGAGATTCCATGTATAAATGAGAGCCATTCAAAGATTTATGAGTGTCTCCACACATGACTTGGCTGGAATCCGATTTTTCCCCTCTTTTTTCACTCATATTAGGTAGACATTTTCAATTTCCATTGACATTGCATTGgtgaaatataaataaagttgcagAACACTGTAAAGAAACCTGTGTTAGCAATTATTTATAGCGCAGGATTGAGTTGTGTTTAGGGGTGTTTGGGCTTACATAGTTTTGGGCTAACTCTATTGTACATAGAATGGCAGtctttcaattattttttgtatacacTAAGACAACAGACTTCATAAAACAAAACTTTTAGAAGGGTAGATTTTATGTTCTGGATTCTGGGGGGACAAGTTTCCCCTAGTTAGTTTGATGCACATAATGAAGATGTTGATTAAATGTTTATGAATGTACATAACATCATAAACAAATAGGGAAGAAATTAACTATGTCAAACAAAATGAGTAGGCTTATACTTCCACCAATCATTTTAATATATACGCATACAGTATTACAGCATGTATTGCATACGGTACACATGTACTGTGTCCGTTGTTGTAAACAAATTCATCTCCATCCATGATTAGTACACTTCCTATCAAAAATAGCACTTAATTTTTCCATCCTAATGtctgtaaaattaatattaacaaaaGACATCAGCTTCAACACGTCACTGTCGtgaaattacaaacatttttttaagtaTAGTCTTGGAGCAGCTTATACTGAAACTGCACTAAAGTTGAATGATTCGAAACAAACTGTATTACAGAGTTAAACTTTAAATGAGTTCCTTCATTTTAAAGTAGTAGAAGTGCAAATGTTCAGCTGATCATAAATGCTTTGTGTCTGGAacaaagttttttaaataaaaactcttGCCTGCTACAATAAACTGCAGATGAAGTTCAATTacagtaaactcaataaaaatattctgatataaattatatacactcactgagcactttattagtaacaccatggtcctaataaagtttctgatgtggtcttctgctgttgtagcccatccgcctcaaagttcgacgtgttgtgcattctgagatgctattctgctcactacaattgtacagagtggttatctgagttaccgtagcctttctgccagctaaaaccagtctggccattctccgttgacctctctcatcaacaaggcattttcttccgcagaactgcccctcactggatgtttttttttttttttttttttttgacaccattctgagtaaaccctagagactgttgttagtgaaaatcccaggagatcagcagttacagaaatactcaaactagcccgtcaggcaacaacaatcatgccacggtcaaaatcacggagatcacattttatccaataactgaagctccttacccataactgcatgattttatgcattgcactgctgccacacgatttgctgattagataatcgcaccaattagtaggtgtacaggtgttcctaataaagtgctcagtgagtgtatatgaacatttaaaaataagactTCTTTAACAAAATAATCTTTGAACgcttataaaactaaaacttatGTATACAACCTTTTATAACATGCAATGTCTTGCAAATTACTtacatttgaatattttaacTCCAATTTACCATAAAAGTAAGCCAAATTAATTGTTCACATTGGCACATTCGTGCATGTCATGATCCACTGTTGTGTTGCCTTGTGTTTATCCTCTGTCTTTTGTTTTCCCCAGACTATACTTCCCaacatgcactgccctcatctctgtcagctgttcccgattgttctcacctgtgttccattccctcattagcccttgtgtttttaatgccctgatttctgctcagtctttgtcagttgttgttttgCTCCTGTTTTTATACCAGTTTGCCAACCTAGAATGTAACGTGTTTTAGTTCCCAGTTCCTAGTCTTGCCTTGTTCCAGTTTTTATCCTGTTTTGTACTTTGTCTCATTTCCTAATAAATATCaagctgcatctagatcctgctCTCATGTCTTCCTTCAAACGTTACCGTGCTATTGTCAAGAAAGATGAAAATTGGTAGGCTTCATCCATTAGGAAAATGTTCTATGAACTACCTCATctactttaaaacatttttactcaTTTATACTGATGAATTGTTTAATGTGGTCTGGCTAACGGTTTTGCACATCTCACTGACTGACAAGGTATGTTAAAATACAAAGAGGCCTGCAAGCATATTTTATGTCCATAGAACTGAGATGTTTCAATGCTGTCTAAAAGGATTTGAGTGATGGTGAAAAGTCAATGTTAGAGCCTGTTATATGTCATGAAAAATGGCTTATAGGTATCCCTCTGGAAACATTTTGGAATAAATGATCCCAGAGATGAATCATTTATCAAATAAGGTTGACTGAACCACTGGTTGCTCCTTGCATTCTCATTATAACAATTTATCTATGATATATGCCACCACAAGTCATCCAAATAAGTTCAAAGTGGGATTTTAAAAGATAGATGGAGAAAAGTAGAGACGACTTCTTTCCTCCATGGCCCAAAGTTAGCACGGTACACCATACTATtaaaattaaatcactttataCTGTAAAACTCAGTATCATCACAAATAAATGAACATCGTTTTATTTGGTTTGCTTTCAGAACTTGGTGGAACCAAAGATGGACCGTTGTAGGGCTGCTTTCTTTTCCCAGGAGTTAGAAATAGGAACACACCATTCCATGTCCTCATCCGTGTCCCTATTTCTGAAATGCTGTGACAATATTGTCCTAATGCTGGTAAACAAAGACCTGATTACTATTTAAAGTATGTAGTGAGATAATGTCTGTTTCAAATTAATTCATGCTATCATTACTTTCTCATTTAAATTACATGCAGCACATAACTAAAATCcaaattatttgcattttaaaaggggagttatacattttaaaagaataataCATTTGTCACGTAATTCCAATTCTGACACAATTTCcttttcttcttttaatttttaaagtgaGAAGACATTAGAAGAATCGTAATTATCTTCTTCTTGCTTACATTAGATTGAATGTACCACAGAGACATTCTGAATTATTTCTTTATAACTGTTTCAAAATAATTATCACACTGACAGTGCAACCCAATCTAAGATTTTTTCTTTAACCAAATGCTGTTTCCCCACTACATTTAGCTTGGTGTTTGCAGGAACCTACATGCGAACCCCAAAAAAACAAGGTTTGATCAGCCATTTGATCTAAATGCACAAATTAATTGTTTCTCCACTGGAACAATGCTAACTCCATTCCCAGGAAGACCACTAACACCACCCATAACCTAACTCTAACCAATGAAAAAACGTTCTGGGAGGGAATGGATCTTTTCCAACACCACACTCTGACTCATTGGGATTCCTGGAAAGAGCTATAAAACAAGATAATAACATGAAGATCCTTTAGAAGCAGCTATGCAAGAGGAAATGCTTTTTGAAATAATAAAGCAATTTATTCGAGATCATTTGCAGTAGCCACATTCAAGAAATAAACTTATTTAAACTGGTCTCATAGGCCCTGTGATGTGTGGTGGTTCTAGTCGATTTTCAACAGAAATCACTTACTATGAAGAAAATTTGAAGTGTAAAAGGAATAGATCATATTCACAGTAGCTCCATCTTTGATTTCTGATggaaatgaaaacgaggctgatAGACCAGAGATCTTttatactgagataacaacctctgcgcTTTCACCATAGTAGAGAGCATAACGGTCAATTAGCGTGTTATGACAGTAAGTCAACGTttgtggataccatacaaatgaatgtggggagccgtaaactgacacctacctgttgcaaaattgtcAGCGACTTCCCTTATAAAAAAgcaattttattgtagtaaactccATAAATAGTTAattccaaaataatttttttgtgtaaaacatgttgaagaatttaatccatgagtgagaTAACAGGGCAGGTACAGGGATTAACCCTCCTACTGCATTCAAAATCTgtatacaccttttgcatttgcgggtcagttttgacccagtggagttttaagcttataaaacattcataatccgattttttttttcatcaaaaaacaTATTGTAGCTCATTGTTTAACGTCTTAGCTGTTCATACATGTATAAAGATCTATATTTTTTGCATGttaactgaaaatataaatgttattatgtatgataataaaaaggatttttaattaaaaaaaaaaccttttgaaaTTTCAAAAATTATCcgaatgcaataggagggttaaatgagTAGCctagtatttgactggtcatgtgatctcaacatggcagcccccatgaggggaccctcatctccaagtagaataaaacagcttttataaggttactaatatgactggagtcttaattttaatgtgagtggtcatgattttatacatatgtttcaaaaataCTATTCCTTTCTTTAGGATGAAAActttattaataatgaaaaaattactgagtgtaccttaaaataaatgtacaaccCATTACAGAGACAGTACATACATTATATCCCTCTggctgtaaccacaatatactttgagggggacaagtatgtcattcataactgtgaatgtgaaaacattaatggagcagttttcagtgaatcaggcttaagacaaagagcaaatgtgtctatattgtaaaggaattgaatgaatgtagtaatctggcaggcttttgaagtagctttttagaaaattgtcTCTATATtgtctaataaaataaaataaaaaaataaaaaacacaaattagaGCATTTTCACCCAGatcatatattcttaatgcaaatattattaggtcataattttaaatcaattaaagattttctaaatcatttctttatgtctttaattaattctgaattttgtacagcatctcctaagagtcttcttttaaaagagatcattttattttgagtatgtcttgtcaggtctgtgctcaaaaaatgagccaccagtaaaaggagttcacctaaaaatggaaaatgtacttttactcactcatttactcacccttatgttgttcaaaacccatatgctggggtttttcttggaacataaaaatagatattttaagcagctctattccatagaaaaaaagtttatagtgagcaggagcggTCGAGCTTcgtaaaggacaaatactataaagcacaattatttattattattatcataacagtagtccatatgactcgtgcactatattccaagctttctggggccgtacaacagctatgtgttgtatggactacttttatggtatttttataatgattttttttttctctttggaccttgacagcagtggtcaatatgaagtgtttttgtatggaaaagagcagcattaggattcttgaagaaaatattgtgttaagattttACTGGGAGGAAAAACAGTGAGGGATAACTTGATGAccgtaaataattttgtgtattttcattttgctagccagctgacacagtcatgtcattttacagatacatcagtgatgaaaatatattcaaattatattcatattttctttgaaacagcacaagaaagaaagaaaagatgactgaaacaggcaaattgccagcaatgcagacacagtgtttgtcttatactgtgtgaactttaaaaatacatgtatcttttaaaaacaaaaatttaaaattttgggtctttatcgcatttcaagcctttattcagaaaattattgcattcaatgcctttactatattaaaggaccaaagaaggccattatatttgtgacctcaacacccgtgaccccccacccccaaaatggttttgtcccccccaatgttcaagacatggttacggcctgacagagcctcattgtcattctcgTCAAAAATCAACGGCGTCCAAAGAAATAAAAGCACAGATCTTTTATCATGTTACCCGTGAATCCGTGTGGTTACAAAACgttattagtaatattagtaaGCTGTTACAGTACATTTGAGGGGGCACGCCAATAAGTGTTTAAACGGAACTGATGAATGTAGCAAAAGGTTCCAACCGGACGGTGTTAAGAGGCGTACAGGAGGCTGAATAACAGGAAGAGCAGCAGGAGCCACTATGGCGGAGGTACGCGAATATAAACAATTTTCCAATATACTTTCCTCTTGTTCACGAAGAAATATGAACGCTTGAAGTAACATGTTGTAATAAATTTTTTCTCAACCATCTGAATCATTAATTTGACTCAAAGTAATACCgttattattttttatccagTGGCGGATCGAGATGATGATCGACGTCGATTATTCCGTTCCTTCATTTAATTTTTGTCAGTATACTCGTATAAATCCAAAACCAGTTCGTATTCTTAAAATGAGCGTCTGGTTGTCATCAGATTTGACTCATTTCATTTGGGCACACTTAATTGTGATATCAGGGCGTTACTGTATTTTTAACTTTGTTTTTATATGAGTTTTATTATAAATTGATCTtatagggatatttcacccagaaatgtcctaatttactcacccccttgTTGTTCCACACTTTTCTGACTTTCTCTTTTCCAAGgaatacaaaagatgttaggtTGAGTATTCactctcaccattcactttcattgtatggaaaacaagatcagtccctaacattctgcttaacatctccttttgtattccacgtaagaaagtcatacaggtttgcaacaacaaagTAAATAATGATGaccattataatttttgggtgattaGTATGTACATTGTTTTTTTCTATCCAGACGCATAGCTTGCAAGACCTCCGGCAAGCAGCCGTCGCCTCCAAGGTTTTCGTTCAGAGAGACTACACCTCTGGTACCATCTGCAAGTTTCAGACCAAGTTCCCCACAGAGCTGGAGAGCAGGGTGAGTAGAAACAGTACTGCTTCATCTAAAGTCTTCATagcaaacacaaaaagaaaaaaacaggtaCTGTTAATGTGCAAGTTTACATTTATATAACTTGTTTTAAACATGATGTGatatttggttttttttttgttccagaTTGACAAGCAGCAGTTTGAAGAGACTATGCAGACCCTGAATAATCTATTTGCAGAGGCAGAGAAGCTTGGAGGCCGGTCATATCTGGAAGGCTGTCTGGCCTGTCTCACTGCATACACAATCTTCCTCTGTATGGAGACCCACTATGAAAAAGTAAATGTGCACTTATACAGTCATAGGCTGTAGATATTTGCCTGATGTTTCTGACTGGATTACGTTGACTTTGTTGCTGTTTACCATTCATAATCGAAGACTAGTAGAGACATTAAGACAGTTTATCAATATGACACTATTATGTTAATTTCATTCAGGTGCTGAAAAAGATCGGCAAGTACATCCAGGAGCAGAATGAGAAAATTTATGCTCCTCTTGGGCTTCTCCTCACGGATCCCATAGAGAGAGGGCTCAGAGTTGTATCCTTTTTTACACGGAAATGTCAGAGTCAGGTTTACTACTCACTTGTTAACCTTTTCAACTCTGCGGACCCCCGGTGAGTCCAAAAGGAGGCGCTATGTCGCGAAAaatttacgcttaaaatgttcaagtctcctAATGCAAAAGTCAGGCATAAaagatatcatttgaaagcttagaatctgaacttttcagagaatacaatcacatttgtatttgtttcatactgtaaaatgacaaaataaggcctgaaaacattcacaTCGCAAatcagcaccacctagtggttatGTAATAGAAATATCAATATGAATCAGGAATGTGATTCTTCCGGATTAATCTGGAATTCTGGTTTTTCCAACTTGAAAATGTGACCCCATGTGAATTGTGTAAATCAGTTTAAAAAGTAATAGAGGGGGAGGGGGGTGTTGTTTATATGTCATTGGGGCTTAATATCCTGTCCTGTGCATTCTTGATAAGCACTTTTCACCCAAATAAGTGTCATTTTACCCTTCCCTTGGATAGTGCCACTGCTGTTCCAGTGCTTGCATGCTACTTTCCCCTTTGATTCACAGCGTGCACATAAAAATGTCCTCTCGCACTAGAAAAGTATAATTTGGAATCACTTTGGTGGTGGCGTGGGAAGCGGATTTCCCAAATATTGGCTTGCAAGTTGCTACTGTATCAGTaggggtgttttcacacttgattCCTCTTTAAACCTGCCTGCAACCTTTGTTCCAGCTGAGTGGGCTTTTTCAGGTGCAGGGATTAATCGCTTCAGGTTAGTcaggtcccgtctttcaccggaccgcTTTCGTTTcgctcaaaataaataataaaataaaaataaaaatatattatgcctatttttttttgtcactttttttttttttttttttttttttcaagtaggCTACTTTTCAAAAAAAGTGGTGGCTGTTAAGTATGTTAAATTTCCTTTATTCTGTGAGTGGATGCCATTTTTTAGGACAATATATTAGGGTTACGTTTCTCAGCCTGTTTTTCTATcctagcttttttttattattattttttacttcgTAAATTTGCTAACTTTCTGAACCAAACAGCTGTCATTTTTTTGTAGTAGATCATAATGCACGTCACAAAATaagcaacttttcagcgcattatTTAGACTTGGCTTACCTGTTATTATTTTCAACAACGTGCTGACTGTTATTATATGTTGggttttaataacttttttattaGGTTTTCTCTTATTGGTCCTACACTGCTATTTATTCAACTGTTTTCAACAAATATGCCTATATTGGCTAACGTTGATTTCGTGAATGCCTGTCATTTGTTTCCTGTTTAATGTACagtgatcataatgcaaggcaataCATCGCAAATATTTTTCGTTTATCAGTGGCATTTAGTATTGGATTTGGCTATTGGaataatatataaagtatatggtgtgtgtgtgtgtatatatatatatatatatatatatatatacacacacacacacacacagtatctcacagaagtgagtacacccctcacattttagtaaatattttattatatcttttcatgtgacaacacagaagaaatgacactttgctacaatgtaaagtagtgagtgtacagcttgtataacagtgtaaatttgctgtcccctcaaaacaactcaacacacagccattaatgtctaaaccgctggcaacaaaagtgagtacacccctaagtgaaaatgtccaaattgggcacaattagccattttccctccccggtgtcatgtgattcgttagtgttacaaggtctcaggtgtgaatggggagcaggtgtgttaaatttggtgttatcgctctcactctctcatactggtcactggaagttcaacatggcacctcatggcaaagaactctctgaggatctgaaaaaaagaattgttgctctacataaagatggcctaggctataagaagattgccAAGACCCTGAAACTGAGCTGCAGCACGGTGGCCAAGACCATACAGCGGTTTAACAGGACAGGTTCCACTCAGAACAGGCCTCGCTGTGGTCGACCAAAGAAGTTGAGTGCACGTTCGCAGCGTCATATCCAGAGGTTGTCTTTGGGAATTAGACGTATGAGTGCTGCCAGCATTGCTGCAGAGGTTGAAGGGGTGGGGGGTCAGCCTGACAGTGCTCAGACCATACGCCGCACACTGCATCAAATTGGTCTGCAAGGCTGTCGTCCCAGAAGGAAGCCTCttctaaagatgatgcacaagaaagcccgcaaacagtttgctgaagacaagcagactaatgacatggattactggaaccatgtcctatggtctgatgagaccaagataaactTATTTGGTTCAGATGGTGCGAAGCGTGTGTGGTGGCAACCAGGTGAGGAGCACAAAGACAAGCGTGTcttgcctacagtcaagcatggtggtgggagtgtcatggtctggggctgcaTGAGTGCTGCCGGCACTGGGGAGCTACAGTTCATTAAGGGAACCATGAATGCCAACATGTACTGTGACATACTGAAGCAGAGCATGATCCCCTCCCTTCGGAGACTGGGCCGCAGGGCCGCAGGGCTGTATTCCAACATGATAACGACCCCAAACACACCTCCAAGACGAAAACTGCCTTGCTAAAGACGCTGAGGGTaaaggtgatggactggccaagcatgtctccagacctaaaccctattgagcatctgtggggtaTCCTCAAACGGAAGGTGGAGGAGCGCACGGTCTCTAACATCCACCAGCTCCGTGATGTCGTCatggaggagtggaagaggactccagtggcaacctgtgaagctctggtgaactccattcccaagagggttaaggcagtgctggaaaataatggtggccacacaaaatattgacCTTTGGGCCCagtttggacattttcacttaggggtgtactcacttttgttgccagtggtttagacattaatggctgtgcgTTGAGTtgttttgaggggacagcaaatttacactgttatacaagctgtacactcactactttacattgtagcaaagtgtcatttcttcagtgttgtcacatgaaaaggtataataaaatatttactaaaatgtgaggggtgtattcacttctgtgagatactgtatatgtatatatacagtacatacaaatatagaaattttttttaactgttttctgagggtttcttaGTTTAGACTAGCCTACTACGAAATTTCTGTTTAAAATTGAGTGAAATTGCTCATTGAAATCGTGATATTAAAACAAAATGCTGCATCTGCATTGTCTTCAGTCAGTGCTACATGAGCGAGCAGAGTCCTCTAGTGGAGGCACACACTGAGGTGCACAGCAAAATTAGTTGATCCAGTTTTTACCACATTATAATGCAAATGGCAAAGCTTGTAAAAGAGATCCCTTCCCAGATGTTGGCTATGCAGCAAAATTGAAACATCACAGATCAAAACATATCAAAGCAATAGTCAATGATCTATCTGAGGCCATCCAGGTGTCAAAAGAGAGAATACCAGAAAAGGCATATTAAAGCTTTAATGAAGCTTGCAAAAGGCTAAAGAGACTTAAAAACTTCCCAATAACTTCTGCGCTGTATTTGGGTGGTTTTGTGCTGAACAATAGCTATGTGTTTCTCAAGAATTAATTTAAGAAAATATGAAATCTAA belongs to Myxocyprinus asiaticus isolate MX2 ecotype Aquarium Trade chromosome 43, UBuf_Myxa_2, whole genome shotgun sequence and includes:
- the LOC127433661 gene encoding golgin subfamily A member 7-like yields the protein MAETHSLQDLRQAAVASKVFVQRDYTSGTICKFQTKFPTELESRIDKQQFEETMQTLNNLFAEAEKLGGRSYLEGCLACLTAYTIFLCMETHYEKVLKKIGKYIQEQNEKIYAPLGLLLTDPIERGLRVVEITIFEDRSIGSR